The genomic interval GCGATCAATAGGAGCTATTATGCGGCTTTTTATGCGGCCAGAGCCCTATTGGCATTAAAACAATTAGATTCTCCCAAGCATTCGGGAGTAATTTCTTTATTTAATTTGCATTTTGTTAAAGAAGGGATAATCTCAAAGGATCTAGGGAAAATACTTAATCAATTATTTGACGCGCGTTCAGAAGGGGATTACATGGACGAAAGGATATTTACAAAACAAGAAGCGAGTGATATCTTGATAATGAGCGCAACTTTTATTGACGGCGTAAAACGTTTGATCGATAATTTGTCGCGGGCGTAAAACATGAAAAAATTATTATATATTTTAATAGCCACATTATTGGTCATTGGTCATTGGTCATTGGTCATTAGCTCAAGCGCTTTCGCGGCAGATTATACGCTTGAGCTTGCTGCTCCCCACGGAGGCGGGGCTCTCGACCTTCAAGACGCAGGCAAAACATTAAACCTCTGGGACGTAAAAGGCCAGCCTGTTGCAGGGGAATCAAAATCCGGCGATTACACGATCCAATGGGGATGGATACATTATGCGGGTGGGACGGGGGAAGTTATTCCTATCGTTATTTCAAGCGTGCCTGACGATGGGATCATTCAAGGCACAAAAATATTAAGGGAAACAAATGATCCGGGCAGTGACTTGAAATTAACGTGGGTGTTTAAGGTGGGATCCGGTGTATCACTGGCTGATATTTGGAGATATAAAGGAACTGCCGGGACCATAGGCGGCGATTATAATGCCGATGCGGCAAAATGGAAGAAAATATTTACAACGTCAAATAAAGGGCAAGACGAATATAAAGACATTTCCTCTGATGCTTCGAAAGTTGGAGACGGGACCAATGCCTATTATCGCGTTGTTCCGAACAATACCCAATCCGCGGATATTTTTAAATTCGAAAATAATGCGCGAACAGTGGCAAAGATCGACCTGCCTTTAAAAGGAAACGGGTTAATGCTCATATCTATCCCTATATATGGAGGCCCGGTTGATTTGGCGCTAAAGGGTCAGCTAGGTAACGATGGCATATATTTCTATCCGCAAAGCGGCACGGGGCTTGGGGCATATAAATATGAAAATGATGCGCTTGCCGGAAAGCCTTTTGGGGTCGCACCCGGAATAGGGTATTGGATCAAAAATCTTACCGCAAATCCTCATAC from Candidatus Saganbacteria bacterium carries:
- a CDS encoding HEPN domain-containing protein, with product MNGELKKLSEARLGKAHQAAKDADILLSAGSYFGAINRSYYAAFYAARALLALKQLDSPKHSGVISLFNLHFVKEGIISKDLGKILNQLFDARSEGDYMDERIFTKQEASDILIMSATFIDGVKRLIDNLSRA